CTGTCCATCATCGATCTCGAGGGCAGCGAGCAGCCGCTGACCAACGAGGACGGCTCGGTGGTCCTGGCCTGCAACGGCGAGATCTTCAACTACCGGGATCTGCGGCGGGAGCTGGAAGAAAAGGGGCATCGGCTCTCCACCCAGGGGGACGTGGAGGTGCTGGCTCATCTCTACGAGGACCTCGGCACCGCCTTCCTCGACCGCTTGGACGGGCAATTCGCCTGTGTCCTCTACGACCGGACGCGCCGCCGCCTGGTGCTGGCCCGGGATCCCTTCGGCATCTGCCCTCTGTATTGGTCCGTGGTGGACGGCCGGCTGCTCTTCGCTTCGGAGATCAAGGCCCTCCTGCGGCACCCGGCGCTGCGGCCCCGGGTGGACCTCGGCGGCCTGGACCAGGTGTTGATGTTCCCCGGCCTGGTCAGCCCGCGGACCTTCTTCGCCGGCGTCCGCAGCCTGCGGCCGGGCCATTGTCTGGTGGTGCAGAACGGCGAGGTGCAGGAGCGCGAGTATTGGGACCTGGTCTATCCCCGGCGGGAGGAGAGCGCCGAGCTGGCGGCGGTGAGCGAGGAGGCGGCCCGGGACGAGCTGCAGGAGCTCTTGGAGCGCTCGGTGCGGCGGCGGCTGCAGGCGGACGTCGAGGTGGGTTTCTACCTCAGCGGCGGTCTCGATTCCTCGCTCATCGCGGCGTTGGTCTCCGACGCCACTCCCGGCGTGCGCCGTCATTCCTTCTCCATCGGCTTCGGCGCCGAGCAGCGGTCGGAGGTGCGCTACCAGGAGCTGATGGCGGAGACCGTGGGCTCGGTGCATCACCCCATCGAGTTCGGCCCCACGGAGGTCATCGAGCGCCTCGAGACCATGGCCGCTCACTGTGAATGCCCGGTCAAGGAGACCTACAACACCTGTTCTCTGGCGCTGTCCGAAAGCGCCCGGCGCGCCGGGGTGACGGTGATTCTCACCGGCGAGGGAGCGGACGAGCTGTTCGCCGGCTACGTGGGCTACCGCTTCGACCAGGACGGGTTGGGCATGGGCTTCGACGACGAGCTGGAAGCGGCCTTGGAGGAGGAGGTCCGGTGCTCTTTGTGGGGCGACGGGGAGATCGCCTACGAGAACCGCTACGTCGCCCAGCGGGAGATCAGCCAGGCGCTCTATTCCGAGGCGGTGCTCGAGCAGCTGGGCGACTTCGATTGCCTGGCCCAGCAGCTGGTGAAGCCGGAGAGGCTGGCCGGCCGGCATCCGATCCACCAGCGGTCGTATCTCGATTTCAAGCTGCGCATGGCGGATCACCTGCTCAGCGACCACGGCGACCGCATGGCCTTGGCGCACTCCGTGGAAGCCCGCTTCCCGTTCCTCTCGACTCAGATCGTGGATTTCGCCACCCGGCTGCCCACCGGGCTCAAGCTGTGCGACGGGGAGGAGAAATACCTGGTCAAGCGGGTCGCCGAGGCCCGAGTGCCGAGCTCCATCGTGCGGCGCCAGAAGTTCGGCTTCAACGCCCCCGGCAGCCCGGAGCTGCTGCGCACCGGCCACCCGTGGCTGATGGACCAGCTCTCCCCGGAGCGAATCCGCCGCCAGGGCTATTTCAATCCGGACACCGTGGAGAGGCTGCTGCGGCGCTACAGCGAGCCCGGCTTCGCCCTCGAGGTGCCCTTCGAAACCGATTTGCTGACCATCGTGCTGACCACCGGTCTGCTGGTCGATCACTTTGAGCTGCCATGCCTGACCTGAGATGCCGACGCACCGGGCAGCCGAGCCTAGAGGATGAACGTTTTGACTGATTCATCGCCAGCCCCCGCCGCTCCCGCCGCCGTGGCTCGTCCCCGGCGGACCCCCCTGCATCATCTATGGCGCGCCGTCGCCGAGGATCGGGGATCGGCGCCGGCTTTCTCCGAACAGCATGGAACCACCTCCTACGCCGAGGTGGAGGAGCGCTCCAACCGGCTGGCCCATGCCCTGCTGGCGGCGGGCTTGGAGCCGGAGGGGGCGGTGGCCGTGGTCAGCCCGCGGTCGGCGGACGTGGTGGTGGCGATCCTCGCGGTGCTCAAGGCGGGCGGCTGCTTCGTGCCCTTCGACACCGCCGCTCCGCTCCGCCGCTGGGCGTCGATGCTGGAGCAGGTCCGCCCAACCCACTGTCTTGTGGGAGACAGTCTCGTGGAGGAGGGCTCTTTCCCGCGCCTCGCCGAGGCCCTGAGAGAGACCGGGCTGGCTCCCACGGTGCTGGCCATGAACGGCGCCTCGGGTCATCACGGCGGGCTGAAGCTGTCGCCTCCGGAGGCGGCGACGCCGACCGAAGCCCCGGACGTGACCTGGGATCCCGACGGCCGTTGCTACGTCTATTTCACCTCCGGCTCCACCGGCGAGCCCAAGGGCATCGTGGGCCGGCTGCGGGCCCTCGATCACTACCTGGTTTGGATGCTCGACACCTTCGGCCTCGACCGCCGGTGCCGTGGCGCTCAGCTGACCTCCCCGGCCTTCGACGCCTTTCTCCGCGACGCCTTCACGCCGCTCCTGGCCGGCGGCACGCTGTGCATCCCGCCGTCCCGCAACACCGTGCTCGACCCCCAGGCTCTGCTCGCCTGGCTCGAAGAAGAGCGGGTCACCATGGTGTCCTGCGTGCCGTCGCTGCTCCGGGGCCTGCTGGCGCAGGCGCCCGAGGCGGAGCAGCTCCGTCATCTGCGCCACGTATTTCTCGCCGGCGAGCGGCTGCTGCCGGCGGACATCGAGGCATGGCTCCGCTCCGCCGGCGATGCGGCTCGGCTGATCAACCTCTACGGTGCCAGCGAGACGACCCTCACCAAGCTCTTCCACGTCGTGCAGCCGGGCGACGAAGGCCTCGCCAGCATTCCCGTCGGCAAGCCCATGCGCGGCGCCGAGGCGATGATCCTGGATCGCCGGGGGCAGCCTTGTCCTGCCGGCATCGTCGGGGAGATCTGGGTCCGCACGCCGTTCCGCTCCCACGGCTATCTGGGCCTCGACGAGCTCACCGCCGAGGTCTTCCGCCCCAATCCCTGGATCGACGATCCCGAGGATCTGCTCTACCGCACCGGGGACTACGGCCGCGAGCTGGACAGCGGCGAGCTCGAATTCCTCGGCCGGCGCGATCAGATGATCAAGCTGCGCGGCGTGCGGGTGGAGCTGGGGGAGATCGAGAACGCCCTGCGCCAGCATCCCGGTGTCGACGACGTGGCGGTGGTCGAGCACCGCGGCGAGACCGGCGAGCAGCAGCTTTGCGCCTACTTCGTCGGCTCTCCGGAGCTCGACGGGGAGGAGTTGCGGGGTCATTGCAGCCGGCTCCTGGCGGAGGCTCTGGTGCCCGCTCTGATCCTGCGGCTGGACGATCTGCCGCGGACCCTCACCGGCAAGGTGGACCGCAAGGCGCTGCCCGACCCCCGCGTGCTGGATCGCCAGCGCCGGGGTTTCGAGCCGCCCCGGGGAGAGCTGGAGGAGCGGCTGGCGGAGATCTGGCAGACGGTGCTGGGCCTGCCCCGGGTTGGCCGCGACGATAGCTTCTTCGCTCTCGGGGGGCATTCGCTGCTGGCCATCCGGGCTCTGGCGCGGGTGCAGGAAGCCTGCGGCGCGGAGGTGCCCCTGGCGGTCTTCTTCCAGCGTCCCACCCTGGCGCAGCTGGCGGCGGAGGTGACGGAACGTAGCTCCGGCCGCGGCACCGCCGCCGAGCGGGTGATTCGCGTTCCCCGCGACCTGGAGGTGCCCCAGACCTCCGCCCAGCGGCGTCTGTGGTTTCTCCAGCAGCTGGATCCCCGGTCTACCGCCTACAACGTCAGCGTCGCCTTCCTGCTGTCCGGGGAGCTGGATCTCAAGCTCCTGTGGGACAGCCTCGACGCGGTGGTGGCGCGGCACGAGATCCTGCGGACCCGCTTCACCAGCCACGAGGAGCGGCCGGTGCAGGAGATCCTCGAGGCACGGCCCATCGCGCGGCGCTTCACCGATCTGCGCAGTCTCGACGGCGAGGCCCGGCGAAAGGCCTTCTCCGCGGCCGCGACCCGCCTCGCCCAACAGCCCTTCGATCTGCGCGACGAGCCGCTGCTGAGGCTGTCGGTGGCGCGTCTCGGCGAGGCCGAGCACGCGCTGTGCCTGGTCAGCCATCACATCGTCTGCGACGAAGACTCCATGGGCATTTTGTTGCGCGAGGTGGGGGAGCTCTACCGGGCGGGTCGGGCCGGCCGCTCGCCGGAGCTGCCGGAGCTCGCTCTGCAGTTCCGGGACTACGCCCATTGGCGCCACCGTCACCTCGACGAGGCGGCGGAGCTGGAGCATTGGCGCCGGCGGTTGGCGGGGGCGCCGGAGGTGCTCGAGCTGCCGCTGGACCGGCCCCGGCCGGCGCGGCCGGATCACCGCGGCGGTCGCCGCCCCTTCGCCCTCGAGCCCGAGCTGACGGAGGCCTTGGTGCAGCGGGGACGGGCTGCCGGAGCCACGCCCTCCATGACGCTGCTGGCGGTCTTCAAGGTCCTCCTGGCGCGCTTCTGCGGACAGCGGGACATCTCCGTCGGCGCTCCCAGCGCCGGCCGCCGTCAGGTGGAGGTGGAACCCCTCATCGGCTTCTTCGTGGACACCCTGGTGCTACGCAGCGAGCTGCACGGCGCCGACACCTTCGAACGGGCTCTGGCGGTGGTCCGGGACACCGTGCTCGATGCTCAGGAGCACGCCGGGGTCGCCTTCGAGACCCTGGTGGAAGAGCTCCAGCGGGGGCGGGAGCTGGGCTTCAATCCCCTCTTCCAGGTGTGGTTCGTGCTCCACAACGCCGCCGGCCGAAGCCTCGACGTTCCGGGGCTGACGATGGAGCCCGTGGCGGTGGCCAGCGGCGATGCGAAATTCGATCTCACCCTGCTGGCGACGGTCGGTGAGCAGGGGGTCGAGGGCGAGCTGGAGTACAACCGGCAGCTCTTCGACGCCGCCACCGTGGACCGCATGACCCGGGCGTTGCGGCTGCTGGCGGCGGGCATCGTGGCGGCGCCGGAGGCGAATGTTTGGACCCTGCCGCTGGTCGACGACGGCGAGCGGGCGCAGCTCTTGGGACCGGCGCCGGTGCCGGCGCCGCCGGGCTCGCTGATGGACCGCTTCCACCGGCAGGCGGAGCTGCGCGACGGGGCCCCGGCGGTGGCTTGCGGGGACCAGCGGCTGACCTACGGCGAGCTGGCCCGGCGGGCGGCGCTGGTGACCACGGCGCTGCGCCGGCGGGGGGTCGAGACGGGGCATCGGGTGGGTATCTTCCTGCGCCGCGACCTCGATTTGCCGGTGGCCATCCTCGGCGTGCTCGGCGCCGGCGCCACCTATGTGCCGGTGGATCCGATGGTGCCCGCGGAGAGGGCCCGCTTCATCCTCTCCGACGCCGCCTGTTCTTGGCTGATCTGCGACCCCGGGCTGCGCTGCGAGCTGGGATCGGAAGCGGAGCTGGCGGAGCTCGGCATCGAGACGGCGGCGGTCTCCGAGCTGGTGGAGTCGGCGGGAGATCCGCTGCCGCCCCGGGCGGTGCCGCCGGAGATGCCGGCCTACGTCATCTACACCTCCGGCTCCACCGGCAAGCCCAAGGGCGTGGTGGTCAGCCACGGGGCGGTGGGCTCGCTGCTCGACGCCGGTCAGCGGCACTACGGCTTCGGCTCCGGCGACGTCTGGCTGCTGCTGCACTCCTACGCCTTCGACGTCTCCGTTTGGGAGCTGTGGGGCGCTCTGGCCTGGGGCGGCCTGCTGTGGGTGGTGCCGCGCCGGGTGGTGCAGAGCCCGGCGGAGATCTGGCGCCGGGTGGTGGAGAAGGGGGTGACGGTGCTCAATCAAACGCCGACCCTCTTCCGCCAGGTGTCGGCGGCGGCCCTCGCCGCGGGGGCCGGAGAGGTTCCGGCGCTGCGCTGGGTGATCTTCGCCGGCGAAGCGCTGGAGATGGCCTCGCTGCTGCCGTGGTTCGATCGCTTAGGCGACCGGCGTCCCCGGCTGGTCAATATGTACGGCATCACCGAGACCACGGTCCACGTGACCCTGCGGACCATCACCCGCAAGGACGCCGAGGCGGGGCTGAGCGTCATCGGCAAGCCCCTGGAGTCGTTGCGCATCCAGCTGCTCGATGGTGCCGGGGGGCTGGTGCCGAAGGGGGTCACCGGCGAGATCTGTGTCGCCGGGGCGGGGCTCGCCCAGGGCTATCTGGGCCGCCCTGCGCTCACCGCGCAGCGCTTCGTGCCCGATCCCCACGGTTCCGCCGGCGGACGCATGTATCGCAGCGGCGACCTCGCCCGGCGTCTCGAAGACGGCGAGCTGGTCTACCTGGGGCGCGCCGACTGGCAGGTCAAGATCCGCGGCTACCGCATCGAGCTGGGGGAAATCGTCGCCGCCCTGGAAGACCATCCGGCGGTGGCCCAGGCGGTGGTGGTGGTGGACGGCCAGGGCGAGGGCAAGCGCCTGCTGGCGTACCTGGTGCCCGCCGCGGGAGCTCTTCCCCCAGAGCGCGATCTGCGCGAGCAGCTGATGGAGCGCCTGCCGGAGTACATGCTGCCGTCCCGCTGGATCGAGCTGGAGGCCCTCCCCCGCACCGCCAACGGCAAGTTGGACCGGCGGGCGCTGCCGGCGCCGCCGGACGAAGCGGCCGCTCCCCGCAGGGCTCCGGCGGGTCCGGTGGAGGAGGTCTTGGTGGGGCTGTGGAAGGAGCTTCTGCGGCGCGAGGACGTGGGGCCGGACGACGGCTTCTTCGATCTCGGCGGCCACTCCCTGCTGGCGACGCGATTGCTCAACCGCGTGGAGCAGAGCTTCGGTGTCCGGCTCCAGCTGCTCGACGTCTTCGAGGCGTCGCAGCCGGCGCAGCTGGCGCGGCGTCTCGAGAAGAGGCTGCGGGAGTCACCTTCGGAGCAGCGGGATTGGGAGCAGCGGGAGGAGGGGCCGGTACCGGTGCCGCGGCTCGCCGAGGGGCTGCCGCTGGCTCCGGGCCAGGAGCGACTGTTCTCCCTGCACCGGGTCAGCGGTACCTCCGGGGCCTACAACATGCCGGTGCTGCTGGAGGTGACGGGCCGCCTCGACGAAGAGCGCCTGGCCCAGGCGGTGGGAGAGGTGGTGCGTCGCCACGAGGTGCTGCGCACGCGGTTCGAGGAGGTGGGCGACTCGGTGGTGCAACGGATCCACGGGCTCGAGGACTCCGAGGCCTGGAGCCCGGCGCGGGTGCTGCCGGCTTCCGCCGTCACCCACCTCGGCGACGGGCTCTCTCTCGACGACGGGCCTGCGGAAGCAGCCTGGGTCGAGGCTCGGCGGCAGGCGGAGGAGCTCGCCTGGCAGCCCTTCGACCTCGAGCGGGGGCCGCTGTGGCGCCTCGCGGTGTGGCATCTCGGGGAGCAGCGGCACCTGGTCCTGTGGGTGGTTCACCACATCGTGTTCGATGGTTGGTCCATGGAGGTCTTCGTCCGCGAGCTGACGGAGCTCTACGCTTCCTCCTCCGCCGGCGCCGCCTCCCCGCTGCCGGAGCTGTCGATCCAATACGCCGACTGGGCGGTCTGGCAGCTTCAGCGGGTCGAAGGTCCCCGGGGGGATGCGCTGGTGGCCTGGTGGCGGGAGGAGCTGAAGGGGCTCGAGCCCTTGGAGCTGCCCACCGACCGGCCCCGTCCGGTGCTGTCGTCGTTCCGCGGGGAACGCTTGGAGCGGCGCCTGCCGGAGGCGACGGCCCAAGGCCTCGAGGCGCTCAGCCGGCGTCTCGACGTGACCCCGTTCATGACGCTTCTCGGGGGATTCCTCGCCTTCCTGCGGCGAATCTCCGGTCGCCGGGACCTGGGCATCGGCACGCCGGTGACCCTGCGGGGCTCCGCCGGGGTCGAGAATCTGCTGGGCTTTTTCGTCAACACCCTGCCCATCCGCTGTGAGGTCGACGGCAGCCGAACCTTCGAACAGCTCCTCGGGCGCGTTCGCCGCACGGTGCTCGACGCCACGGTGCATCAGGAGCTGCCCTACTATCGATTGATTCGGGGGCTCGGGGCCGTCGGCGGAGCTTCGGAGGACGGTGCTCCGGACGGCAGCGCCGGCTCGCGCTTCGTGCGCATCTTCTTCGACTGGCAGGACCGTCAACGGACGCAGCTGGAGGTCCCGGGGCTCGAGATCCGGCCCCTGGAGCCGAGCAAGCCGGTGGCCAAATTCGATTTGACGCTGCTCGGAGAGCGGCGGCGGGAAGGCTTGGTGCTGGCCTTCGAGTACGACGTCGACCTCTTCGACCGGCGTACCGTCGAGAGCTGGCTGTCGGCTCTGACGACTCTGGTGGAGGCGGCGTTGGCGGCTCCGGAGACCCGGGTTGCGGCGCTGCCGCTGCTGGGAGAAGAAGAGCGCGCTGAGCTGTTGGTGCAGCGCAACCCCGCTCCGGGGCTCGAGCCGGAGCCGGCGGAGTGTTTCGTCCACCGCCGCTTTGCCGCTCATGCGGCGGCGCGGCCGCAGGCGCAGGCCCTTGCCTGGGGCGAGGAACGCATCTCCTACGGCGAGCTGGCGGCCCGGGTCTGGCCGCTGGCCCACCATCTGCAGTCCCTCGGGGTCGGCCCGGACCGCGTCGTCGCGGTGTGCTTTGATCGGCGGCCGGAGATGGTGGTGGCGGTGCTGGCGGTATTGGCGGCGGGGGGAGCCTATCTGCCG
This DNA window, taken from Acidobacteriota bacterium, encodes the following:
- the asnB gene encoding asparagine synthase (glutamine-hydrolyzing) gives rise to the protein MCGFSGIFDLRGSHRVEPELAVAMAEALVHRGPDSQGAWHDETLALGFRRLSIIDLEGSEQPLTNEDGSVVLACNGEIFNYRDLRRELEEKGHRLSTQGDVEVLAHLYEDLGTAFLDRLDGQFACVLYDRTRRRLVLARDPFGICPLYWSVVDGRLLFASEIKALLRHPALRPRVDLGGLDQVLMFPGLVSPRTFFAGVRSLRPGHCLVVQNGEVQEREYWDLVYPRREESAELAAVSEEAARDELQELLERSVRRRLQADVEVGFYLSGGLDSSLIAALVSDATPGVRRHSFSIGFGAEQRSEVRYQELMAETVGSVHHPIEFGPTEVIERLETMAAHCECPVKETYNTCSLALSESARRAGVTVILTGEGADELFAGYVGYRFDQDGLGMGFDDELEAALEEEVRCSLWGDGEIAYENRYVAQREISQALYSEAVLEQLGDFDCLAQQLVKPERLAGRHPIHQRSYLDFKLRMADHLLSDHGDRMALAHSVEARFPFLSTQIVDFATRLPTGLKLCDGEEKYLVKRVAEARVPSSIVRRQKFGFNAPGSPELLRTGHPWLMDQLSPERIRRQGYFNPDTVERLLRRYSEPGFALEVPFETDLLTIVLTTGLLVDHFELPCLT
- a CDS encoding amino acid adenylation domain-containing protein, which gives rise to MNVLTDSSPAPAAPAAVARPRRTPLHHLWRAVAEDRGSAPAFSEQHGTTSYAEVEERSNRLAHALLAAGLEPEGAVAVVSPRSADVVVAILAVLKAGGCFVPFDTAAPLRRWASMLEQVRPTHCLVGDSLVEEGSFPRLAEALRETGLAPTVLAMNGASGHHGGLKLSPPEAATPTEAPDVTWDPDGRCYVYFTSGSTGEPKGIVGRLRALDHYLVWMLDTFGLDRRCRGAQLTSPAFDAFLRDAFTPLLAGGTLCIPPSRNTVLDPQALLAWLEEERVTMVSCVPSLLRGLLAQAPEAEQLRHLRHVFLAGERLLPADIEAWLRSAGDAARLINLYGASETTLTKLFHVVQPGDEGLASIPVGKPMRGAEAMILDRRGQPCPAGIVGEIWVRTPFRSHGYLGLDELTAEVFRPNPWIDDPEDLLYRTGDYGRELDSGELEFLGRRDQMIKLRGVRVELGEIENALRQHPGVDDVAVVEHRGETGEQQLCAYFVGSPELDGEELRGHCSRLLAEALVPALILRLDDLPRTLTGKVDRKALPDPRVLDRQRRGFEPPRGELEERLAEIWQTVLGLPRVGRDDSFFALGGHSLLAIRALARVQEACGAEVPLAVFFQRPTLAQLAAEVTERSSGRGTAAERVIRVPRDLEVPQTSAQRRLWFLQQLDPRSTAYNVSVAFLLSGELDLKLLWDSLDAVVARHEILRTRFTSHEERPVQEILEARPIARRFTDLRSLDGEARRKAFSAAATRLAQQPFDLRDEPLLRLSVARLGEAEHALCLVSHHIVCDEDSMGILLREVGELYRAGRAGRSPELPELALQFRDYAHWRHRHLDEAAELEHWRRRLAGAPEVLELPLDRPRPARPDHRGGRRPFALEPELTEALVQRGRAAGATPSMTLLAVFKVLLARFCGQRDISVGAPSAGRRQVEVEPLIGFFVDTLVLRSELHGADTFERALAVVRDTVLDAQEHAGVAFETLVEELQRGRELGFNPLFQVWFVLHNAAGRSLDVPGLTMEPVAVASGDAKFDLTLLATVGEQGVEGELEYNRQLFDAATVDRMTRALRLLAAGIVAAPEANVWTLPLVDDGERAQLLGPAPVPAPPGSLMDRFHRQAELRDGAPAVACGDQRLTYGELARRAALVTTALRRRGVETGHRVGIFLRRDLDLPVAILGVLGAGATYVPVDPMVPAERARFILSDAACSWLICDPGLRCELGSEAELAELGIETAAVSELVESAGDPLPPRAVPPEMPAYVIYTSGSTGKPKGVVVSHGAVGSLLDAGQRHYGFGSGDVWLLLHSYAFDVSVWELWGALAWGGLLWVVPRRVVQSPAEIWRRVVEKGVTVLNQTPTLFRQVSAAALAAGAGEVPALRWVIFAGEALEMASLLPWFDRLGDRRPRLVNMYGITETTVHVTLRTITRKDAEAGLSVIGKPLESLRIQLLDGAGGLVPKGVTGEICVAGAGLAQGYLGRPALTAQRFVPDPHGSAGGRMYRSGDLARRLEDGELVYLGRADWQVKIRGYRIELGEIVAALEDHPAVAQAVVVVDGQGEGKRLLAYLVPAAGALPPERDLREQLMERLPEYMLPSRWIELEALPRTANGKLDRRALPAPPDEAAAPRRAPAGPVEEVLVGLWKELLRREDVGPDDGFFDLGGHSLLATRLLNRVEQSFGVRLQLLDVFEASQPAQLARRLEKRLRESPSEQRDWEQREEGPVPVPRLAEGLPLAPGQERLFSLHRVSGTSGAYNMPVLLEVTGRLDEERLAQAVGEVVRRHEVLRTRFEEVGDSVVQRIHGLEDSEAWSPARVLPASAVTHLGDGLSLDDGPAEAAWVEARRQAEELAWQPFDLERGPLWRLAVWHLGEQRHLVLWVVHHIVFDGWSMEVFVRELTELYASSSAGAASPLPELSIQYADWAVWQLQRVEGPRGDALVAWWREELKGLEPLELPTDRPRPVLSSFRGERLERRLPEATAQGLEALSRRLDVTPFMTLLGGFLAFLRRISGRRDLGIGTPVTLRGSAGVENLLGFFVNTLPIRCEVDGSRTFEQLLGRVRRTVLDATVHQELPYYRLIRGLGAVGGASEDGAPDGSAGSRFVRIFFDWQDRQRTQLEVPGLEIRPLEPSKPVAKFDLTLLGERRREGLVLAFEYDVDLFDRRTVESWLSALTTLVEAALAAPETRVAALPLLGEEERAELLVQRNPAPGLEPEPAECFVHRRFAAHAAARPQAQALAWGEERISYGELAARVWPLAHHLQSLGVGPDRVVAVCFDRRPEMVVAVLAVLAAGGAYLPVDPSLPGERIAGMFEDGAPVAVLTRPELLLQLPTRRPTTLLLDGAEFEEEAAGAEADLWDFWGEAEEASAATSEPVAEPTMPETPGLDPDHAAYLIFTSGSTGRPKGILVPHGALAGYLHWAIRNYRLEAAAPGAMLHSSFAFDLAVTSLLACLAAGARVTLVPEGEGLDPLLEELRRGESHALLKLTPAHLEALEGQLPESESWAPGCLVVGGEALRGEQLRGWAQRRPEQRVINEYGPTETVVGCCVYELTAGDASPGAVPIGEPIANNRLYVVDANLRLLPAGARGELLIGGWQMARGYCRRPRLTAERFLPDPFATSPGQRLYRSGDQVRIDSRGRLVYLGRGDQQVKVRGYRIELQEIETVLAQHPAVREVAVIARATAAGHQRLEAYWTAVPERSAEASELRRELELKLPEYMVPALFQRLDAMPRAASGKLDRRALRPAREESPETSGGEPVSELEAKLLEIWREVLQRPSIGVDDDFIAVGGDSILAIQIVARARAQRIGVMPRQAFEHPTVSRLARVAEVLTGSEHAGMEASVPEGEIELLPIQRRFFELALEAPQHYNQTVFLASRRRLDGEALRQAVEELVRIHHGLRLVFPQHGGSEGEEIRGQRYSSREPAEFFTRRDLAPLPPDRRLERLEAEAAAAQAGFDLEHGPLFRVLLFDLGPDDPQHLLLCAHHLLVDGVSWRMLLQDLELAYRALEPQQSEAGQSEPGQPDRQQISLPPASVPLGEWSGRLARAAAAGELDEEIHWWTGRSWSRAARLALDHEDGENLVESNDVVVVELGEEVTQRLLEEVPAVTHARPEEVMVTALALALAQHTGSPAVQIDLEGHGRDELEWTAGLDISRTVGWFASLYPVLLEVSAEDPPTTALRRVKESLRAVPHRGVGYGLLRYCRGDRSIEERLAAIPASQVAFNYLGRLDRALPAESSFIPASASPGPVRDPAQRRAYPLEIAAGVEAGRLRLLFAYSRNLHRRETLEDLGGAVEESLHRLVQASLEADTAAYAPSDFPESALTDDQLDSILGEIDLG